The Geomonas ferrireducens genome includes a window with the following:
- the amrB gene encoding AmmeMemoRadiSam system protein B: MVRQPAVAGKFYTGDPDRLREELSAMVPQWEAQSALGIIAPHAGYVYSGKVAGKVYAAVRIPDTVLVLGPNHTGAGSAAALSPDTEWLTPLGTVPVNRRLSQLILEHAPLVREDALAHRFEHSLEVQVPFLQYRNPGVSIAAICLAIPDFPSISRIGEGIAKAIAAYGEEVLIVASSDMTHFESAVQAKAKDDLALAQLADMSPEGLLRVCRDKGITMCGVIPAAVMMVAAKALGATSCRLVHYATSGEVNGDLRNVVAYASLLVS, encoded by the coding sequence ATGGTACGGCAACCTGCTGTGGCCGGGAAGTTCTACACCGGCGATCCGGACCGGCTCCGCGAGGAGCTCTCCGCCATGGTGCCGCAGTGGGAGGCGCAAAGCGCCCTCGGCATCATCGCTCCCCACGCGGGATACGTCTATTCCGGCAAGGTGGCCGGGAAGGTGTATGCCGCCGTTCGCATCCCCGACACCGTCCTCGTCCTGGGCCCCAACCACACCGGCGCGGGGAGCGCCGCGGCACTCTCCCCGGACACGGAGTGGCTTACGCCGCTTGGTACCGTCCCCGTTAACCGCAGGCTCTCTCAGCTCATCCTCGAACACGCACCGCTTGTCCGCGAGGATGCCCTGGCGCATCGCTTCGAGCACTCCCTCGAGGTCCAGGTTCCCTTCCTGCAGTACCGAAACCCTGGCGTATCCATCGCCGCCATCTGCCTCGCCATCCCGGATTTCCCGTCGATTTCCAGGATCGGCGAAGGAATCGCCAAGGCCATCGCGGCCTACGGCGAAGAGGTCCTCATCGTGGCGAGCTCCGACATGACCCACTTCGAATCGGCGGTGCAGGCAAAGGCGAAGGACGATCTGGCCCTCGCGCAGCTCGCCGACATGAGCCCCGAAGGACTCCTGCGCGTCTGCCGCGACAAGGGGATCACCATGTGCGGCGTCATCCCCGCCGCGGTCATGATGGTCGCCGCGAAGGCCCTCGGGGCCACCTCCTGCCGCCTGGTGCACTACGCCACCAGCGGAGAGGTGAACGGCGACCTGCGCAACGTCGTCGCCTACGCCTCGCTCTTGGTTTCCTGA
- the scpB gene encoding SMC-Scp complex subunit ScpB, with product MSAKSLKSIVESILFIHDQPLTLDRLASILEEFERADLRAALDELIEEYEQAQRGIVLIQVAGGYQLRSRPEHGDYVRRLNKTKGVKFSQSALETLAIVAYRQPITRAEVEYLRGVDSGGVMKSLLEKKLLRIMGKKDVPGKPLIYGTSREFLELFGLKDLNQLPTLKEIQELVPPDPFADQPALPLESVEEEPLPG from the coding sequence TTGTCCGCTAAGTCGCTCAAATCGATCGTAGAAAGCATCCTTTTCATCCACGACCAGCCGCTCACGCTGGACCGGCTCGCCTCCATCCTTGAGGAATTCGAGCGGGCCGACCTGCGCGCCGCGCTGGACGAGTTGATCGAGGAGTACGAACAGGCGCAGCGCGGCATCGTCCTTATCCAGGTGGCAGGCGGTTACCAGTTGAGAAGCCGCCCGGAGCACGGCGATTACGTCCGCAGGCTCAACAAGACCAAAGGGGTGAAGTTCAGCCAGTCCGCGCTGGAAACGCTCGCCATAGTTGCCTACCGTCAGCCGATCACCCGCGCCGAGGTGGAATACCTGCGCGGCGTCGACTCGGGCGGGGTGATGAAGAGCCTCCTGGAGAAAAAACTATTGCGCATCATGGGGAAGAAGGACGTCCCGGGGAAGCCGCTCATCTACGGTACGAGCCGCGAATTCCTCGAACTCTTCGGACTCAAGGACCTGAACCAGCTCCCGACACTCAAGGAGATCCAGGAGCTCGTACCGCCGGATCCTTTCGCGGACCAGCCTGCGCTTCCGCTTGAGTCCGTTGAAGAGGAGCCCTTGCCGGGTTAA
- a CDS encoding segregation and condensation protein A, with product MQSNLFSDALDQAYRVRIEEFEGPLDLLLHLIKKNEVDIYNIPIAAITRQYLDYMEIMKELNLDIAGEFLVMAATLLQIKSRMLLPATPEEDGEAEVEDPRAELVRRLLEYQRYRDASQLLNCRNLLGREVFARKFDAPEFDELEPVEEPADVELFELIEAFQKVLARVSVDTFHDVVADGISIADRIGEVLSVLHVEKTVSFDALFTTGMTRDLLVVTFLSILELCKLKLIKVVQTENRGAIWLHLAAKEEGEGEGTEAEGEVAAEECLPTD from the coding sequence ATGCAAAGCAACCTGTTCTCCGACGCACTGGACCAGGCTTACCGGGTGCGTATCGAGGAGTTTGAGGGACCGTTGGACCTCCTGCTCCACCTCATCAAGAAGAACGAGGTGGACATCTACAACATCCCGATTGCTGCCATCACCAGGCAGTACCTCGACTACATGGAGATCATGAAGGAGCTCAACCTCGACATCGCCGGGGAGTTCCTCGTGATGGCGGCTACCCTGCTGCAGATCAAGTCTCGCATGCTCCTCCCGGCTACCCCGGAGGAGGACGGCGAGGCCGAGGTCGAGGACCCGCGCGCCGAACTGGTGCGCCGCCTCCTCGAATACCAGCGCTACCGCGACGCTTCTCAACTGCTCAACTGCCGCAACCTCCTCGGGCGCGAGGTCTTTGCCCGCAAGTTCGACGCTCCGGAGTTCGATGAACTTGAGCCGGTCGAAGAACCGGCGGATGTGGAACTCTTCGAACTGATCGAGGCATTTCAGAAGGTGCTGGCACGCGTCTCGGTTGATACCTTCCACGACGTCGTCGCCGACGGCATCTCAATCGCAGACCGCATCGGCGAGGTGCTCTCGGTGCTCCACGTCGAAAAGACGGTCTCCTTCGACGCGCTTTTCACCACCGGCATGACCCGCGATCTCCTGGTGGTCACCTTCCTCTCCATCCTCGAACTCTGCAAGCTGAAGCTGATCAAGGTGGTGCAGACGGAGAACCGGGGCGCCATCTGGCTGCATCTGGCCGCCAAGGAGGAAGGAGAGGGGGAAGGGACTGAAGCGGAGGGTGAGGTGGCGGCCGAGGAATGTCTGCCTACTGACTGA
- the trpS gene encoding tryptophan--tRNA ligase, with amino-acid sequence MSNNRIVSGMRPTGKLHLGHYHGVLSNWMELQRNFECFFFAADWHSLTTEYASTDGIQDSITEMVLDWLAFGIDPEQSVIFKQSRVPQHAELNLILSMITPVSWLERNPTYKEMQENLTTKDLSTFGFLGYPVLMASDIIVYKAARVPVGQDQIPHLEITREIARRFNYLYGEVFPEPAALLTETPKVLGIDGRKMSKSYGNAIFLSDDAEETRKKVMSMVTDTLRPFKRDPGEPDRCVAFTLHSLYVDADKRAEIVEGCRGAQLGCVDCKKILAQAMVDTLAPFREKRVELAAKPGLVDEVLAEGSRKAEVVARQTMDEARAALKV; translated from the coding sequence ATGAGCAACAACCGTATCGTGAGCGGCATGAGACCGACTGGAAAGCTGCACCTCGGGCACTACCACGGGGTTCTGTCCAACTGGATGGAATTGCAGCGCAACTTCGAGTGCTTCTTCTTCGCCGCGGACTGGCATTCCTTGACCACGGAGTACGCCAGCACGGACGGTATCCAGGACAGCATCACCGAGATGGTGCTCGACTGGCTTGCTTTCGGGATCGATCCCGAGCAGAGCGTGATCTTCAAGCAGAGCAGGGTGCCGCAGCACGCGGAACTGAACCTGATCCTCTCCATGATCACCCCGGTCTCCTGGCTTGAGCGCAACCCGACTTACAAGGAGATGCAGGAAAACCTGACCACGAAGGATCTTTCCACCTTCGGTTTCCTCGGCTACCCGGTACTGATGGCCTCTGACATCATCGTGTACAAGGCCGCCCGTGTTCCCGTCGGTCAGGACCAGATCCCGCATCTCGAGATCACCCGCGAGATCGCGCGTCGCTTCAACTACCTCTACGGCGAGGTTTTCCCGGAGCCGGCGGCTCTGCTCACCGAGACCCCGAAGGTGCTCGGGATCGACGGTCGCAAGATGAGCAAGAGCTACGGCAACGCGATCTTCCTCTCCGACGACGCCGAGGAGACCAGGAAAAAGGTCATGTCCATGGTGACCGACACCCTGCGTCCCTTCAAGCGCGACCCCGGCGAGCCGGACCGCTGCGTCGCCTTCACGCTGCACTCCCTCTACGTCGATGCCGACAAGCGCGCTGAGATCGTTGAGGGTTGCCGCGGTGCCCAGCTGGGCTGTGTGGACTGCAAGAAGATCCTTGCGCAGGCCATGGTCGACACCCTGGCGCCGTTCCGCGAGAAGCGCGTGGAGCTTGCCGCTAAGCCGGGTCTCGTGGACGAGGTGCTCGCCGAGGGTAGCCGCAAGGCCGAGGTGGTCGCTCGCCAGACCATGGACGAGGCGAGAGCGGCGCTGAAAGTCTAA
- a CDS encoding site-2 protease family protein — translation MDQFFIKLSIMLVPGLMAITCHEVSHGFIADKFGDSTARSLGRLTLNPLKHLDILGTIMIFVIGIGWAKPVPVNFNNLRHPKRDMIWVAAAGPITNFCLATLSAFLMRGLIAATQEVPAGSMIAAFVDPVTLMLAFSVYINLLLGIFNLIPVPPLDGGRVAVGLLPYGPSNALARVEPFGMIIIIALVFFTDAFSYVISPALSFGVHLLAGPYSNLVFGVTRLMMRG, via the coding sequence ATGGACCAGTTCTTCATAAAGTTGTCCATCATGCTGGTCCCGGGTCTAATGGCAATCACCTGTCACGAGGTATCCCACGGCTTCATCGCAGACAAGTTCGGCGACAGCACCGCGAGATCCCTGGGGCGCCTGACGCTCAACCCGCTCAAGCACCTGGATATCCTCGGCACCATCATGATCTTCGTCATCGGGATCGGCTGGGCCAAACCGGTGCCGGTCAACTTCAACAACCTGCGCCATCCCAAGCGCGACATGATCTGGGTCGCCGCCGCGGGGCCGATTACCAACTTCTGCCTGGCGACCCTCTCGGCCTTTCTGATGCGCGGTCTGATCGCGGCTACCCAGGAGGTCCCCGCGGGGAGCATGATCGCTGCCTTCGTGGATCCGGTTACCTTGATGCTCGCCTTCTCGGTGTACATCAACCTGCTGCTCGGCATTTTCAACCTGATCCCGGTGCCGCCGCTGGACGGCGGGAGGGTGGCGGTCGGCCTGCTGCCTTATGGTCCCTCCAACGCGCTTGCCCGGGTTGAGCCGTTCGGCATGATCATCATCATCGCACTGGTGTTCTTCACCGATGCCTTCAGCTACGTCATATCTCCCGCCCTCAGTTTCGGCGTGCACCTTCTGGCAGGTCCTTACTCGAACCTCGTCTTCGGCGTCACCCGGCTCATGATGAGAGGGTAG
- a CDS encoding DMT family transporter, with amino-acid sequence MTDRHKGAWFIAVSAAGFATLGILIKSAFTGGANISTVLAGRFLIAGLFLFGILRARGIDCRLDKKVAFQLILMGAVGYGGMSGLYANAIHYLPASLTGMLLYTYPALVTVLALVVGEERFNGTKGVALVVCSVGLVLLLGASFDGAQLAGVLSVLGAAVIYSCYIIIGNRILKNIDPMVTSLWVCTAAGLAFLCYGAAKGEIILELTSQGWLSILGIAIFPTLLGVMGFFAGLRLVGATNASIISMLEPLITVLLSAVLLGERVTALQGFGGAVLLFGGLILQLWGHEARHETVTEV; translated from the coding sequence ATGACCGACAGGCACAAGGGGGCATGGTTCATCGCGGTTTCGGCTGCGGGTTTTGCCACGCTCGGCATCCTCATAAAAAGCGCCTTCACCGGCGGCGCCAACATCAGCACCGTTCTGGCAGGAAGGTTCCTGATCGCGGGGCTCTTTCTTTTCGGCATCCTCCGCGCCCGCGGCATCGACTGCCGCCTGGACAAAAAAGTTGCCTTCCAGCTCATCCTGATGGGAGCCGTCGGCTACGGCGGCATGTCCGGGCTTTACGCGAACGCGATTCACTACCTTCCCGCTTCGCTCACGGGGATGCTCCTTTACACCTATCCTGCGCTCGTCACCGTGCTCGCGCTTGTCGTTGGCGAGGAACGCTTCAACGGCACCAAGGGGGTCGCGCTCGTAGTCTGCTCGGTAGGTCTCGTGCTGTTGCTGGGTGCGTCGTTCGACGGTGCGCAACTTGCCGGTGTGCTTTCGGTGTTGGGGGCGGCGGTGATCTACAGCTGCTACATCATCATCGGTAACCGGATACTCAAGAACATTGACCCCATGGTCACTTCGCTCTGGGTCTGCACCGCCGCCGGGCTCGCCTTTTTGTGCTACGGCGCCGCCAAAGGCGAAATCATCCTGGAACTCACCTCGCAGGGATGGCTTTCCATCCTCGGCATCGCTATCTTCCCGACCCTTTTGGGTGTCATGGGATTCTTCGCGGGGCTGCGCCTGGTCGGCGCGACCAATGCCTCCATCATCAGTATGCTCGAGCCGCTCATCACCGTGCTACTATCCGCGGTTTTGCTCGGGGAACGGGTGACCGCGCTGCAGGGGTTCGGTGGGGCCGTGCTCCTCTTCGGCGGACTCATCCTACAATTGTGGGGGCACGAGGCGCGGCACGAGACGGTGACGGAGGTTTAG
- a CDS encoding AAA family ATPase: MRIVSVHLRNIKSHRDKELSFSPGINVLSGANGSGKSTIFEAIGYALFGVDAKDFVSNAERFLTIGAKRGEIGVVFETAPGELYRVTRTVGSAGKWLLAKEVGGEFEVEEHANMEETEARITKLLGLSAGRPLSEQFKLVIGPFQNDFLGPFVIKQPAKRQDAFDEILGIDAWRKTQDKTKVLTSTIKAKLDVLQAEVDSRSEQVAVLPAKEEELAALRMQGEAKKAELELKNVELERATTLLNTLESKKEQIQSVQQEVQGLEERAESGKNYVSNQQLLVEQSKQAAALVAAAAAGKHGYDAAEARLKELREQEQKKHQLERKLTDLEKEQGSAQAMLVAESRELVLARASMDEELKSLTAEKESLAAALAEQKKLAAVAAQGLADAERSRVLFRELPVHNVETTLPYLNVALSRIEEIDRQIEERQKLLAGSEALKAEAEKLAERRTRLEELQAQRSELAGRKLSLVEGREKIGAGECPFFLEPCQNLNGADPAGLFDARIAALDEQIAGLDGEAAELATQVSAAQQAERELVAMKQVHLELTKAERERAKQEEEFGRNYARIAVPSLRAPLEEWLATAGLGDVCSIELPLVDLDLAAAPQLRRDALSRTTDGWQRVVAGLETALEERVKLAGEPVQESASKLAALSAGCEALEKRERALDGAREQAAQREQSIARHNARLSALQTELGARKTELAAFADVERGVKEAEDELVRFQPERDRYIANQKSAEELVKRQETLEKYQARLKEIASDLAVKQAELGKLVAGYLPEQHEAAKNEREQLVMTATRLTSEIGSIANDVTRLEGETALLRAVAAEIEQKLADIAKLKEQGDLVKFMRNQVFKNVSAQLSERFREEISFRADRIYRSICESDEELLWGDNYQIVLKDMVDGAMRERTDDQLSGGQMMSAVVALRLALLQTIGARIAFFDEPTSNLDAERRENLAKAFRAIDVGQEEVTEHWYDQLFLVSHDVSFTEITDQTIQLD, translated from the coding sequence GTGCGCATAGTCTCGGTCCATCTCAGGAACATCAAGTCGCACCGTGACAAGGAACTCTCCTTCTCACCGGGGATCAACGTCCTCTCTGGTGCCAACGGCTCTGGCAAGAGCACCATCTTCGAGGCGATCGGCTACGCACTATTCGGCGTGGACGCGAAGGATTTCGTCTCCAATGCGGAACGCTTCCTTACCATCGGCGCCAAGCGCGGAGAGATCGGCGTCGTTTTCGAAACGGCGCCCGGGGAGCTGTACCGTGTGACGCGTACCGTCGGGAGCGCCGGTAAGTGGCTGCTCGCAAAAGAGGTCGGCGGGGAGTTCGAGGTTGAAGAGCACGCCAACATGGAGGAGACCGAGGCACGGATCACGAAGCTGCTCGGCCTCTCCGCGGGGCGTCCGCTCTCCGAGCAGTTCAAGCTGGTGATCGGCCCCTTTCAGAACGACTTCCTCGGGCCGTTCGTCATCAAACAGCCGGCCAAGCGACAGGACGCCTTCGACGAGATCCTTGGCATCGACGCCTGGCGCAAAACACAGGATAAGACCAAGGTTTTGACCAGCACCATTAAGGCAAAACTTGATGTGCTGCAGGCCGAAGTGGACAGCAGGTCCGAGCAGGTTGCCGTGCTCCCGGCCAAGGAAGAAGAACTGGCCGCCTTGCGGATGCAGGGAGAGGCGAAGAAGGCCGAGCTTGAACTTAAGAATGTGGAACTTGAGCGGGCAACGACTCTGCTCAACACCCTTGAGTCGAAAAAGGAACAGATCCAGTCGGTCCAGCAGGAGGTGCAGGGGCTCGAGGAGCGCGCCGAATCCGGCAAGAACTACGTATCGAACCAGCAACTACTGGTGGAACAGTCCAAACAGGCTGCGGCGCTAGTTGCTGCGGCGGCTGCCGGGAAGCATGGGTACGATGCCGCCGAGGCGAGGCTGAAGGAGCTGCGCGAGCAGGAACAGAAGAAGCACCAGTTGGAAAGAAAGCTCACCGATCTCGAGAAGGAACAGGGAAGCGCTCAGGCGATGCTGGTGGCGGAGAGCCGTGAGCTCGTGCTTGCCCGCGCCTCGATGGACGAGGAGCTGAAGAGCCTCACGGCGGAGAAGGAATCCCTCGCTGCTGCCCTGGCGGAGCAGAAGAAGCTCGCGGCAGTTGCCGCACAGGGGCTGGCCGACGCGGAGCGGAGCAGGGTGCTCTTCCGTGAACTCCCCGTGCACAACGTGGAGACCACGCTGCCGTACCTGAACGTTGCCCTAAGCCGGATCGAGGAGATCGACAGGCAGATCGAGGAGCGGCAAAAGCTGCTGGCCGGGAGCGAAGCGCTTAAGGCCGAGGCGGAAAAGCTTGCCGAACGAAGGACCCGGTTGGAGGAGCTGCAGGCGCAGCGCTCCGAGCTGGCCGGACGCAAGCTTTCCCTCGTCGAAGGACGCGAGAAGATCGGTGCGGGAGAGTGCCCCTTCTTCCTGGAGCCGTGTCAGAACCTGAACGGCGCCGACCCGGCCGGACTCTTTGACGCCCGTATCGCCGCTCTCGACGAGCAGATCGCGGGGCTCGATGGCGAGGCGGCCGAACTGGCGACCCAGGTCAGTGCCGCCCAGCAGGCTGAGCGCGAACTTGTCGCCATGAAGCAGGTGCATCTGGAACTGACCAAGGCCGAGCGGGAACGGGCGAAGCAGGAGGAGGAATTCGGCCGCAACTACGCCCGTATCGCCGTCCCCTCACTTCGAGCGCCGCTTGAAGAGTGGCTCGCAACTGCTGGACTTGGAGACGTTTGCTCCATTGAATTGCCGCTTGTGGACCTCGACCTTGCGGCGGCTCCGCAGTTGCGCCGGGACGCGCTGTCCCGAACGACTGACGGCTGGCAGCGCGTTGTTGCCGGGTTGGAAACGGCCCTGGAAGAGCGCGTCAAGCTGGCCGGAGAGCCGGTGCAGGAATCCGCCAGCAAGCTCGCCGCCCTCTCCGCAGGGTGCGAGGCGCTGGAGAAAAGGGAGCGCGCTCTCGACGGTGCACGGGAACAGGCGGCGCAGCGCGAGCAGTCCATCGCGCGTCACAACGCCCGGCTTTCCGCGCTGCAAACCGAGCTCGGCGCCAGGAAGACGGAGCTTGCCGCTTTCGCAGACGTGGAGCGTGGCGTAAAGGAAGCGGAGGATGAGCTGGTACGCTTCCAACCGGAGCGCGATCGTTACATAGCGAACCAGAAGTCCGCCGAAGAGTTGGTAAAACGCCAGGAAACGCTAGAGAAATACCAGGCGCGCCTGAAAGAGATAGCTTCCGACCTTGCCGTGAAACAGGCGGAGCTCGGCAAGCTCGTGGCCGGCTACCTGCCGGAGCAGCACGAGGCGGCAAAGAACGAGCGCGAACAGCTCGTGATGACGGCGACAAGGCTAACGTCCGAGATCGGCTCCATCGCCAACGACGTCACCCGCCTCGAGGGAGAAACCGCGCTTTTACGTGCCGTCGCCGCCGAGATCGAGCAGAAGCTCGCCGATATTGCGAAGCTCAAGGAGCAGGGCGACCTCGTTAAGTTCATGCGCAACCAGGTGTTCAAGAACGTCTCGGCCCAGCTCTCCGAGCGCTTCCGGGAAGAGATCAGCTTCCGCGCCGACCGGATCTATCGCAGCATCTGCGAGTCCGACGAGGAGCTTCTCTGGGGCGACAACTACCAGATCGTATTGAAGGATATGGTGGACGGTGCCATGAGGGAGCGTACCGACGACCAGCTTTCGGGGGGGCAGATGATGAGCGCGGTGGTCGCCTTGCGCCTGGCCCTTTTGCAAACCATCGGCGCGCGCATCGCCTTTTTCGACGAACCTACCTCGAACCTCGACGCGGAGCGGCGCGAGAACCTGGCGAAGGCGTTCCGGGCCATCGACGTCGGGCAGGAAGAGGTGACCGAGCACTGGTATGACCAGCTCTTCCTGGTGAGCCATGACGTAAGCTTCACCGAAATCACGGATCAGACGATACAGCTCGATTAA
- a CDS encoding metallophosphoesterase family protein, which produces MTVRFIHTSDIHLGKTYRGSGCDAQRYQDFFATFAGIVADALRERVDFVLIGGDLFHTGQILPKTFAKTIEILQPLKDAGIPCIAVEGNHDWIHRRDSVSWMEALSQLGYIRLLRPSRSADGGYLFDPFDPEEGCGGHIEAGGVNIYGLGYIGSQAGNHIARICDAVATKRNILLFHVGVWTYSPVEIGNIKPEEALPLSECFDYVALGHGHKPYIVNDAQGRPYAFNPGSPDCVNFGEERYDKGYYVVALEPGGKVQHEFRRTSPRPMLVVTANLDGAANATDALERFKVEMAGKLSGCADERSPLIEVRLAGKVGFHPFELSRDRLRASLCEVCEPLHLEIKNHLSLVAGGGGEEKVKKSLAEIERDVLGELIGANSQYQGRVEELTRLSLALRDLVLKGDVEGEELLSLLSSGGEPCA; this is translated from the coding sequence ATGACCGTTCGCTTCATCCACACCTCCGACATCCACCTCGGCAAGACCTATCGCGGCTCCGGCTGCGATGCCCAGCGCTACCAGGACTTCTTCGCGACCTTCGCCGGGATCGTGGCGGACGCGCTACGCGAGCGGGTCGATTTCGTCCTGATCGGTGGCGACCTGTTCCACACCGGCCAGATCCTCCCCAAGACCTTCGCCAAGACCATTGAAATATTGCAGCCCCTGAAGGATGCCGGCATCCCCTGCATCGCCGTCGAAGGAAACCACGACTGGATCCACCGCCGCGACAGCGTCTCGTGGATGGAAGCGCTCTCGCAACTGGGCTACATAAGGCTCTTGCGCCCTTCGCGGAGCGCCGACGGCGGCTACCTTTTCGATCCCTTCGATCCGGAGGAGGGGTGCGGCGGGCATATCGAGGCGGGCGGGGTCAATATCTACGGCCTTGGCTACATCGGCTCGCAGGCAGGCAACCACATCGCCCGCATCTGCGACGCGGTTGCCACGAAGAGGAACATCCTGCTCTTCCACGTCGGCGTATGGACCTATTCCCCGGTGGAGATCGGCAACATAAAGCCTGAGGAGGCGCTGCCGCTTTCGGAGTGCTTCGATTACGTGGCGCTTGGGCACGGGCACAAGCCTTACATCGTGAACGACGCGCAGGGGCGCCCGTACGCCTTCAACCCAGGTTCGCCCGACTGCGTGAACTTCGGCGAGGAGCGTTACGACAAGGGGTATTACGTGGTTGCGCTGGAGCCGGGCGGGAAGGTGCAGCACGAGTTCCGGCGCACCTCGCCGCGCCCGATGCTGGTCGTCACCGCTAATCTGGACGGCGCCGCCAACGCCACGGACGCCCTGGAGCGTTTCAAGGTGGAGATGGCAGGGAAATTAAGCGGATGCGCCGATGAAAGGTCTCCGCTCATCGAGGTGCGTCTGGCCGGAAAGGTCGGCTTCCACCCGTTCGAATTGAGCCGCGACCGTTTGCGCGCGTCCCTGTGCGAGGTCTGCGAGCCGCTCCACCTGGAGATAAAGAACCACCTTTCCCTGGTTGCCGGAGGGGGAGGGGAGGAGAAGGTAAAGAAGAGTCTCGCCGAGATCGAGCGGGACGTGCTTGGTGAACTGATCGGCGCCAACAGTCAGTACCAGGGGCGCGTTGAGGAGCTTACGCGCCTGAGCCTCGCGCTGCGCGACCTGGTGTTGAAGGGGGACGTGGAAGGCGAGGAACTACTGAGTCTTCTTTCTTCTGGAGGTGAGCCGTGCGCATAG
- a CDS encoding dienelactone hydrolase family protein — MKRYLFALMMTLVAQNAAAGVVGKTVEYRQGDTVLEGYLAYDDSIKEKRPGVLVIHEWMGVGPYEKMRAEQLAKLGYVAFAADIYGKGVRPATPDAAAKEAGKYRGDDRSLIRARGAAGLEKLASFPQVDRKRLAVIGYCFGGTAALELARSGADLLGTVSFHGGLSTPNPSDARNIKGKVLALHGADDPYVKPDEVAAFQKEMHDAKVDWQMNYYGNAVHSFSNPKSGNDNSKGVAYNEKADRRSWEAMKLFFNEIFGGK, encoded by the coding sequence ATGAAAAGATACCTGTTCGCATTGATGATGACACTGGTAGCGCAAAATGCCGCTGCCGGAGTGGTAGGCAAGACCGTTGAATACCGCCAGGGGGATACCGTGCTGGAGGGGTACCTGGCCTATGACGATTCCATCAAGGAAAAGCGTCCGGGAGTACTGGTGATCCACGAATGGATGGGCGTAGGGCCATACGAAAAGATGCGGGCCGAGCAGCTCGCAAAGCTCGGCTATGTAGCCTTTGCGGCAGACATCTACGGCAAGGGGGTACGTCCGGCCACTCCAGACGCTGCCGCCAAGGAGGCGGGTAAATACCGCGGCGACGACCGGAGCCTGATCCGGGCAAGGGGTGCTGCGGGCCTTGAGAAACTGGCGAGTTTCCCCCAGGTTGATCGCAAGCGTCTGGCGGTAATCGGCTATTGCTTCGGCGGCACCGCGGCCCTTGAGCTTGCGCGCAGCGGAGCGGACCTGTTAGGGACGGTCAGCTTTCACGGCGGGCTTAGTACACCTAACCCGTCCGATGCACGCAACATAAAAGGTAAAGTGCTGGCGCTGCACGGGGCGGACGACCCCTATGTGAAGCCCGACGAGGTGGCGGCGTTCCAGAAGGAGATGCACGACGCCAAGGTCGACTGGCAGATGAACTACTACGGCAACGCCGTGCACAGCTTCAGCAATCCCAAGTCAGGCAACGACAACAGCAAAGGTGTCGCCTACAACGAAAAGGCGGACCGGCGTTCATGGGAGGCGATGAAGCTTTTCTTCAACGAGATCTTCGGAGGTAAATAG
- a CDS encoding YehS family protein, which yields MTNNDVFRRLRYALNLNTQAVIEAFRLSGTKMGQSDITSLVKKEEEEGFRECSDEVLEAFLDGLIALKRGKREGETATPLTAQLTNNDTLKKIRIALALKEDEMLAIFKLAKFPVSKPELSAVFRAKGHENYKPCGDQMLRNFLKGLTMKYREGVQQ from the coding sequence ATGACCAACAACGATGTCTTTCGCAGACTGCGCTATGCACTGAACCTCAATACCCAGGCCGTGATCGAGGCTTTCCGGCTTTCGGGCACTAAGATGGGGCAGTCCGACATCACAAGCTTGGTCAAGAAGGAAGAGGAGGAAGGCTTCCGCGAGTGCAGCGATGAAGTGCTCGAGGCTTTCCTGGACGGGCTGATCGCGTTGAAACGCGGCAAGCGGGAAGGGGAGACAGCGACGCCGCTCACGGCACAACTGACCAATAACGACACCCTGAAGAAGATCCGCATCGCCCTGGCCCTCAAGGAAGACGAGATGCTCGCGATCTTCAAGCTTGCGAAGTTCCCTGTTTCCAAGCCCGAGTTGAGTGCGGTGTTTCGCGCCAAGGGACATGAGAACTACAAGCCGTGCGGCGATCAGATGCTTCGGAATTTTCTGAAGGGGCTCACGATGAAGTACCGTGAAGGGGTGCAGCAGTAG